A portion of the Desulfovermiculus halophilus DSM 18834 genome contains these proteins:
- a CDS encoding radical SAM protein: MDGMHYEGHCIRPPSEADSILLQVTLGCSHNKCTFCGSYKDKQFRIKDPRIISEDIDFAARTMRRQRRVFLMDGDALIIPQRKLVPLLEEINAKLPWVTRIGAYANAKSIRKKTDQELARLRELKLGILYLGAESGDDRTLAGIQKGTTAKELIQAGHKVRRAGIKLSVTVLLGIAGTQRSLEHARATGELLTAMNPDYVGALTVMLIPGTPLHADWEQGRFHLPDERGVLMELREMLAHTDLDRGLFMANHASNYLPIRVRFPDQKEETLGLIDRALEGGVQLKPEWMRAL; encoded by the coding sequence ATGGACGGAATGCATTATGAAGGGCATTGCATCCGGCCTCCGAGCGAGGCGGACAGCATCCTGCTGCAGGTTACTCTGGGCTGTTCACACAACAAATGCACATTTTGCGGCAGTTACAAAGACAAGCAGTTCAGGATCAAGGATCCGCGGATCATCTCTGAGGATATCGACTTCGCCGCCCGGACCATGCGCAGGCAGCGGCGGGTGTTCCTCATGGACGGCGATGCCCTGATCATCCCCCAGCGCAAGCTGGTGCCCCTTTTGGAGGAGATAAACGCCAAGCTCCCCTGGGTGACCAGAATCGGGGCCTATGCCAACGCCAAGTCCATCCGGAAGAAGACCGACCAGGAGCTTGCCCGGCTGCGGGAGCTCAAGCTGGGCATTTTGTATCTGGGTGCGGAAAGCGGAGACGACCGAACTCTGGCCGGGATACAGAAAGGAACAACGGCAAAGGAGCTGATCCAGGCCGGACATAAGGTGCGCCGGGCCGGGATCAAGCTGTCGGTCACCGTCCTTCTGGGTATCGCCGGAACCCAGAGGTCCCTGGAGCACGCCAGGGCCACTGGGGAGCTCTTAACGGCTATGAATCCGGATTATGTGGGGGCTCTGACGGTCATGCTCATTCCCGGAACGCCTCTGCATGCCGACTGGGAGCAGGGACGCTTCCACCTTCCGGATGAGCGCGGCGTGCTCATGGAGCTGCGGGAGATGCTGGCCCATACCGACCTGGACCGGGGACTGTTCATGGCCAACCACGCCTCCAACTATCTGCCCATCCGGGTCCGCTTTCCGGACCAGAAGGAGGAAACCCTCGGGCTCATCGACCGGGCCTTGGAGGGAGGAGTCCAGCTCAAGCCGGAGTGGATGCGGGCCCTGTAA